One Amaranthus tricolor cultivar Red isolate AtriRed21 chromosome 10, ASM2621246v1, whole genome shotgun sequence genomic window carries:
- the LOC130825668 gene encoding WAT1-related protein At4g08300-like yields the protein MARNMNITKFKPHIIMIISQIGWTLLYFITEASFNHGMNPYVYITYRHIVAGVVMLPFAYFLERQLRPKLTVALLAEIFVLSLFGVGLALNMYFASLKYTSPTFVASMINTIASLTFVIAVALKMEVLDIWNPRGLAKVLGTIISLGGVMAMTLYKGSVIRNIWNPLLRIHGSSSTTNENWMIGSILNAASCISWSIWYIMQAYTLKRYPAQLSLTTWMSFVGAAQSAIFTACVQRKPAAWAIGFNIDLLSTIYAGVVCSGLLVFLQLKCTAEKGPVFVTMFNPLTTILVALLAYFVLGEKLYMGSVMGAGIVIFGMYLLMWGKEEAQTNSAGRYLSYKDSTGLKPETDGDQMTTEP from the exons ATGGCAAGAAATATGAATATCACAAAGTTCAAGCCACACATAATAATGATCATATCTCAAATAGGCTGGACCTTACTGTATTTCATTACTGAAGCATCGTTTAACCATGGGATGAATCCTTATGTTTACATAACTTATCGACATATTGTAGCTGGCGTTGTGATGCTCCCTTTTGCATATTTTCTCGAAAG ACAGTTGAGACCAAAGTTGACAGTAGCTCTGTTGGCGGAAATATTTGTGCTCTCCCTTTTTGG AGTGGGATTGGCACTCAACATGTATTTCGCGAGCTTAAAGTATACTTCACCGACTTTTGTTGCATCTATGATCAACACTATAGCTTCCTTAACCTTTGTGATTGCAGTTGCACTCAA GATGGAAGTTCTCGATATATGGAACCCTCGTGGGCTAGCAAAGGTTCTTGGAACCATAATCTCGTTGGGAGGAGTAATGGCCATGACATTGTACAAAGGATCGGTCATACGAAATATCTGGAATCCCCTGTTAAGAATTCACGGAAGTAGCTCAACTACAAACGAGAACTGGATGATAGGGTCGATTCTGAATGCAGCAAGCTGCATATCGTGGTCCATATGGTACATCATGCAG GCTTACACGCTGAAGCGATACCCTGCACAACTGTCGCTAACAACATGGATGAGTTTCGTAGGGGCTGCGCAGTCGGCTATTTTCACTGCATGTGTACAACGCAAGCCAGCAGCATGGGCCATCGGTTTCAACATTGATCTCTTATCCACCATTTACGCA GGAGTAGTTTGTTCGGGTTTACTAGTCTTCCTTCAGTTAAAATGCACAGCAGAAAAAGGGCCCGTGTTTGTCACCATGTTCAACCCTCTTACAACTATACTCGTAGCCTTACTCGCGTATTTTGTCCTAGGCGAAAAGCTCTACATGGGCAG TGTAATGGGCGCAGGAATCGTCATTTTTGGTATGTACCTCTTAATGTGGGGCAAAGAAGAAGCACAAACGAATAGTGCAGGACGGTATCTAAGCTATAAGGATTCAACAGGTCTTAAACCAGAGACGGATGGAGACCAGATGACAACCGAACCGTGA
- the LOC130825670 gene encoding CASP-like protein 5B3 isoform X1 — MKDFAGTPGTLTGFALRVSQFLFASASIASMTTTSSFFNFTAFCYLVASMGLQVIWSLGLAMMDAYALAKKRTLHNPILVSLFVIGDWVTAILSLAAASASAGIAVLYFHDIGGCNDNAECFKYQLAVAFAFLSWLTVFISSLIMFWLLAAG, encoded by the exons atgaaGGATTTTGCAGGAACACCAGGCACTCTAACTGGATTTGCTCTCAGGGTTTCTCAATTTTTGTTTGCTTCTGCTTCCATTGCTTCTATGACTACCACTTCTAGCTTCTTTAATTTCACTGCTTTCTG CTATCTTGTAGCTTCCATGGGTTTGCAAGTGATCTGGAGCTTAGGCCTCGCCATGATGGACGCCTATGCCCTTGCGAAGAAAAGAACACTTCATAATCCGATACTTGTCAGTCTTTTTGTGATTGGAGATTGG GTAACGGCTATATTGTCTCTGGCAGCAGCTTCAGCCTCGGCAGGAATCGCCGTTTTGTATTTTCATGATATCGGAGGGTGTAACGATAATGCAGAATGCTTCAAATACCAACTTGCTGTTGCATTTGCCTTCCTAAGTTGGCTAACTGTCTTCATTTCATCTCTCATCATGTTCTGGCTTCTTGCAGCCGGCTAG
- the LOC130825670 gene encoding CASP-like protein 5B3 isoform X2 yields MKDFAGTPGTLTGFALRVSQFLFASASIASMTTTSSFFNFTAFCYLVASMGLQVIWSLGLAMMDAYALAKKRTLHNPILVSLFVIGDWQLQPRQESPFCIFMISEGVTIMQNASNTNLLLHLPS; encoded by the exons atgaaGGATTTTGCAGGAACACCAGGCACTCTAACTGGATTTGCTCTCAGGGTTTCTCAATTTTTGTTTGCTTCTGCTTCCATTGCTTCTATGACTACCACTTCTAGCTTCTTTAATTTCACTGCTTTCTG CTATCTTGTAGCTTCCATGGGTTTGCAAGTGATCTGGAGCTTAGGCCTCGCCATGATGGACGCCTATGCCCTTGCGAAGAAAAGAACACTTCATAATCCGATACTTGTCAGTCTTTTTGTGATTGGAGATTGG CAGCTTCAGCCTCGGCAGGAATCGCCGTTTTGTATTTTCATGATATCGGAGGGTGTAACGATAATGCAGAATGCTTCAAATACCAACTTGCTGTTGCATTTGCCTTCCTAA
- the LOC130825673 gene encoding 1-aminocyclopropane-1-carboxylate oxidase homolog 1-like produces MNTQVINNGSSPSPTTNNDRMNDLKAFDEGKTGVKGLVDEGIQTIPSIFIRSLKDRSKDLSTCHDNISVPVIDFDHGSENEIAQEIVKASKKWGFFQVINHGIPLELLEEMIEVNKMFHEQDSEAKKKFYTRDYFNKKVGFLSNHDLYQSNAANWRDTFYVNTMLGDFDPQELPLISKEVIMKYIEHMLKFGEQILMFLSMGLGLKSEYLGKLECSKGWSLASHYYPPCPEPELTLGNSGHTDSSFITILLQDQIGGLQVLHQNQWVNIKPIKGAFIINVGDALQMVTNDLLKSVNHRVIAKKIGPRNSIAFFFHGLIPSEKKYAPIKELTSEQNPPIYKDFTICELLTQLSSKAVDELGTGYFKL; encoded by the exons ATGAACACCCAAGTGATCAACAATGGATCATCACCTTCCCCTACAACAAACAATGATCGAATGAACGATTTGAAGGCGTTCGATGAAGGAAAAACCGGGGTAAAAGGTCTTGTAGATGAAGGAATACAAACTATTCCTAGCATATTCATTAGATCACTTAAGGATCGTTCAAAGGATTTGAGTACATGCCATGACAATATAAGTGTACCCGTCATAGATTTTGATCATGGGTCCGAAAATGAGATTGCACAAGAAATTGTAAAAGCATCTAAGAAATGGGGATTTTTTCAAGTGATAAATCACGGGATTCCATTAGAATTGTTGGAAGAGATGATTGAAGTGAATAAAATGTTTCATGAACAAGATAGTGAGGCTAAGAAGAAGTTTTATACTCGTGATTATTTCAATAAGAAAGTTGGGTTTCTTTCTAATCATGATCTGTATCAATCTAATGCTGCTAATTGGAGGGATACTTTTTATGTTAATACTATGCTTGGTGATTTTGATCCTCAAGAGTTGCCTCTAATATCAAA GGAAGTGATAATGAAATACATTGAACATATGCTTAAATTTGGAGAACAAATACTAATGTTTTTGTCAATGGGTCTTGGACTTAAATCAGAATATCTTGGAAAATTGGAATGTAGTAAAGGTTGGTCTTTGGCTAGTCACTACTACCCACCATGTCCAGAACCAGAATTGACCTTAGGAAATAGTGGACATACTGATAGCTCTTTCATCACAATACTTTTACAAGATCAAATTGGTggtcttcaagttcttcatcaaaatcaatGGGTTAACATTAAACCTATCAAAGGGGCTTTCATTATTAATGTTGGAGATGCACTTCAG ATGGTAACTAATGACTTGCTAAAAAGTGTGAACCATAGAGTGATTGCCAAAAAAATTGGACCAAGGAATTCAATTGCATTCTTTTTCCATGGTTTAATCCCATCTGAGAAGAAATATGCTCCAATTAAGGAGTTAACTTCTGAACAAAATCCACCTATTTATAAGGACTTCACTATCTGTGAGCTACTCACACAATTATCCTCTAAAGCTGTAGATGAGCTTGGGACCGGTTATTTTAAACTTTAG